agcaaaaaaaaaacaagcacTAAATGAGGGGGCTCGAAATCAGCAGCTGCAGCTTTCACTTGTTCATTTCATTAAATTCTGTATGCGGATCGAAGTTGGAAGGTCCATCTGAACTGTTCAATGGAAGTAGAGTTTAGGTGCATATTTGTCCTTCATTTGGCATGGGTGAacttcctttttctcttttaattttaggcattTTTTTTTCGTTCGAGCTTTGCCTTTATGAAATCAATATGTAATCTTCTTTATCCAGTCCTTAAGTACAAATTGAGAATATTTGGGCTTTTGGCAGATCCTTGTTGTTTATACCATTTTTGTAAGATAAAGCTTCATTATTACAGTAATAATTTGATGGATGAAAGTTACTTTTATCTCGCAATTCTACTATTATGAGCTGAATTGAACTGTGGAACTGAAATGAAAGTGTTTTCgcaattatttttttcaaaacatgTAACTATTCTGAACTAAATTGCTAGTTTTATCAAATTCATTTCTCAAATTACTTGTAATATAATTTTCCTTCCTTAATACGAATGGACTTACAAACAGCTGGTATTCCGGCCATTCAAAATATTATTTGTGGGGCCAATGtgattatattgataaattaattgcaaatttgaaaattatttccTACATTATTACTGTATCATCTACAAGAGCTATCGTTTTAATTGACGATATTGAAAACGATATTGAAGATTTGTCGTCTTTTAAATCGGAATCTATTAAGCTGAAcatttgttttttatatatttttttcttggcTTGTGCTAATCATGCGCTAACAGTAGATGTAGCTTGGTGAAATTTTGCAGTAATTTGGTCCAAGATAGTGGACTTAATcctggatttaaaaaaaaatcaactaaatgcctagatttattaaaaattcatatatatattattaacattttaattgagaaaaatttccATTCTATTATTGTATTTTCCAATTCATATAGTTTAATAAATTGGATCATGTTTATTTGGCTAGTATATGTTGATTACATTTAACCATCACACAATATACTAGCATCTTAATCGAGTACATCGTAACAATGCCAAAAAGCCAGGCCTTTCTTCTCACTGCTTTTTGTTGAAGAAGGAGAAAATGGACCGACAAACTAACGCAGACCGATCGAGCCGAGTCTTTTCATATTCCTTACCTACATTACAAGAAAGAGTCACACAAACAAAGTTCAGTCCAAGTTATAGTGAATTCACCAAGAATCAGAGCAAACAAAAACCACAAACTATACACTCAAACGCGACAGATGGAACTTCAAGGGCCTAGGGAAGTGACTGAACAATGATCAACCTCGAAGGGTTTTTTCAAATTGTTGCAGCTGTAAAATGAAACCAGAATTCGGAGATGCTTGAGGTCGTCTACGCTTTATATGTTCCAAAGCTTGAGAAAACCTCATACCATGCTTTTTCATTAGATAAGCAATAACCACTGTCACACTGTAAGGTTCGAGAAACAAAAGCTTTCAACATGATGTACTtagataacataatataaaagCTATTATCAAACAAAAAGATACTACTAcaagcttttctttttcttctttttaattttaaatcatattGTTGAtataataagcaaattcccaTTTGTGACAAActataaaaggttttgaaataagAGTAATGCAACCTGAACTAGTGATGCTCTAACAATGTCTGTAAAAGTAAAAACTTCATATATCTTTAGTTATGTTGTAACCCTAATAATAAGTATGGAAAACCACCTTCTAGATATTCCCATAAAGCAGTGAACCAAAACACCACCACCTAGTCTTTTAGCTTCATCGATGAAACTGAAACACTCGTCGAAATACTGCATTAGATTCGTATCTTCCCTGTCCATGACTGCCTCAAATTTTATCAAAGCACCAAGAATTCGACAAGTTAAAACTTTCATTGCTGTCATGTTTCTTAGCTTGTTTATCAAGGAATTGGAAGGACAAAGGGAAAATTATTTGCTAAAAAGCATAAACTCCGATCTGAACTAAGAAATTTTTGCTAGAACAGGCAAGAATCCATGATACCTTCGATAATTTTATAAGCAAACTCATTTGGATACAAAGGAAGAGATAGGTTAGCCACGGTTAAGATATGCGTTACATTGGAGCTTTTCAATGCAGCCTTATTGTTTGCATCACCCAAGGAACCCAAAAAAAGGCCCTGaaaaacatatatatgaaattagtCTAGAGAGAACAAACAAAAGTAGGATAAAGCAAAAGCAAGGTCATCAAAAATGAGTACCTCTTCAATTTGGCATAGAGCACTGTTTCCTTGAAATTTTCTATATATATCTACCCTGCACCTTTCTTGTATTTCATTTTCAATGGAATAATGGATCTGATCCATTCTTTTTAGCCCTTCAAAGGCAGGTGCATGACACTCAACTGGTAAGAAACATGTTTGATCTATGCAACAGAACGACCAAAATTTCtctattttaacctttttatatgtTAAACCAGTTTCCCATGTCAGTAAAATATCAGTTAGCAATTAGCATAGGCATGAATAAGTTAGAATCCAAAAAAAGATAGTGCATTTGCATCAAACAGAATTAAACAACTGAAAAGCTAGCTTGTAGCAGCTACTAACTATCTCATGTTTAACATTAGACTTTCATATAGATTAAAACTACAATCTATACGaatatatataaaccatattCAATTTTTTCTTGTTAATCCCCATACGGAATCATGAATTCCAAGTGTTAAAAATGGCATTATGGAACATAATTAGATGTCCAGAACAGAGCAAAATTctgggaagaaaagaaaaaaaaaaagaatcattcTTATATAAAACCTACATTGTAAAACATTCCAATTGGTTTtgcaattctgaaatctgatttCATTGATCAGCCTAGGTTTCAAGCATTTAcgcaaaaccaaaattttttcacAGCGGAAAACGAAAGCTACGCATTTACCCAGATTTATAGAAACCACGAACTGTATGTATTCTGGAAAAAGTCCCTAATGACTGTGTTATACGACTAAGACAGCAGTTAAGTATGAAAGCtcaaatatatggaaaaaaaaagtCTTAAGAAGGCCAAATTTAGCATGTTAACCATCTGGGTAGCTCAAAGATCCAGAGGAAGTTAATTAAAAAATACAGCAGTGTAAGAGAAATTTCAAAGACATGAAATTGGGGAATGGATAAAGAGAATGAAACTAAATGAAACTAAAAAGCTTTCCCCTTTTCCTATGAAATTCTGAAATGGGATTGAAGAAAGGAGTACATACCAAAGAGAGGCTTTGGATCTCTTCTTTAACTATGTTTATATTAAATGGTTATTGATTTGGGATGATATTTTCTAGTTATCTGCTCTGACTCTAAATATGTTTTCGTAATCATTCGGAcacattaattataattgtaGTTGAATTTATACAATTTGTATTTCTAACTATTtttaaaccataattttttttataatttccttTAATTAATAGCTGTATTTTacgtattatatttatataaattttaataaattaatactcaTACTATATAAATTTCGAAACTCCAATTAAATATGGAatcaaatttctttttaaatgagtgaagaaaatttttaaatgttaaaattttctcttcataaaattcgaatttaaaatcttatttaagagattgataatatatttttatatttgtttatatattcaaaatttttaaaaaaatatgcattatatatatcatatatttttaattattcattcgtttttatatcttatcattttaaaaattatcaaatttagatCAAGTTTATTACGTCTTTAATGGTGCATTGACCATTGGATTCACCACATGCCGTATACTTTATTTAGtgtgctattattattattattattattattattattattgttattatccgAAGCAATAaaattgcttaatttgaatggGAGCGATTCATGATTTTAAGACGAGTATAAATTAGAAATGGAAGGACAATGAAGATATTTCTGGTTATTTTTGTggtgaaggaaaaagaaaagaaggattaaataagaaaaaagaaagaaagagaaaaaaaagcacGTGTATTTCTaccattttcatattattttttacatgaattttaacaagtttatattttgatttatgtaAATTCTAACACATTCATTATTTATACTATGTTTATATTCTTTTCAATGTTTTAGTGTTTATTTATATTGTAATCGTATCATAtaattaagttgatttggaaTTATCAAGtctaattaatattgttaaaatagtTTTTAATTGGGATAAATCTCAAACTTATATATGAACTTCGGTCTAATGTGTAATTTTagacatgaaatttgattttatatatttttatacataaaattttaatttaattcaattcttaaAGATTACTAACACATTTactatcattttatgtttatatattgcacatagaaatatttatatttatctaatacaaaaataaattgatgtatttatttctttaaatgtgtatagttgaatcaaaattaaaattttatgtaaacatttaaaccacaatctaaattccatgtacatagttgaacgaaattaaatttcatatatcaaattatacattaaatcaaagttcaattttaaaattttcaccaattatatgtaatttgtcttaaacgtattcatggtattatttttatgtagattttaAAACACATTCATGTATTTGTAGTATAGCTTGTGCCATTGCTTTCCATTTATAGGAAAAACAATTTTCTAAAGAAACCTAAataattttaagggtaaattacaccaacagtcactaaACTTTGGGGTAAATTACACTAAcagtcacctaggtttcatttcagtcacttaaCTTTCAAAAAGTAACAAAACGGTCACTAACgttataaaaaagtgacaaaactGTCACTAACTAACAGTTACCGTTAGGGTATTAACGGGATTGTTGACGTGGCAAGTTAACCGCtaatgtggcaagttaacttgccacgttggcGACGGCTGATGGGTTTGGGATGGGTTTAGGGAAAAAATTGaagggttaatgggttaatgttTTAGGGTTAGAAACATATTAGCTTTAGGGGGATTTGGGGGGGGGACGAAAATCTATTTGGGAAATTTTGATCGGGATTTGGGGTTTTTTAGGTTTTAAACTGAATTGGAAATTGATTTGGGGTTAGAAATCGATTCAATAATCGATTAACAGGGTAtaagttttagggtttagggtggtTTATTTTGTTTAGGGAGAAAAGAAGACGAACCGGAAGCTTTTGATTGTCAGAGACAATGGGCAGTAGAAGGGAAGCTACCAGTGCTGTTACATCCACTTTAATGGGTAAGTTCTTgcatttagttttaaattttttggatttcaatgCTGTTATTTCGATTTAGGGTTAATTAGGGATATTTcgatttcaaatttaatttcgatTTTGATTTTGCTTTCGATTTCTATTTCGATTTTGATTACAATTTTGAAACACTcattgattctgattttgattttgatttcaatttcgaTTTCGATCTCAATCTAGGAttagaatttgattttgatttcgaTTTAGATTTCGATTTAGGGTTATttcgattttgattttatttgttattaatgtGCATGACAGATTAGGGTTTGGTTTTTAAAGTTTATGACATATAATGTGCACTGTATTGTGTCTGCCATTGTTTAaggttatttcaatttttattttgatgtgtTTGTATCTGCCATTCTATGAATGCCATTATCAAACTGATCTTTATTGTGTGTATCTGCCATTGTTTGTATCTGTCATTGTATGAATGCCATTATCAAACTGATCTTTATTGTGTATATCTGCCATTGTATGAAtgtcattatcaaattgatgtttattgtgtatatctgccattgtttgtatctgccattaaattatacattattaAACTGATGTTTATTATGTATATCTGCCATTGTTTGTATCTGccattaaattatacattattaaactgatgtttattgtgtatatctgccattgtttgtatctgccattaaattatacattattaaactgatgtttattgtgtatatctgccattgtttgtatctgccattaaattatacattattaAACTGATGTTTATTGTGTATATCTGTCATTGTTTGTATCCAGGCTCCTATTTTTATTTACCTTCTTTATTGTACTGGTTATTGTCTATTTTTGTCTGCCATGTGCATGagaaaaatggttgtgtttgattaaattaatttttgtattggTTATTGTCTGCCATGTGCATGACAGAAATGTTTGTAGGTATTTTGTATTGGTTATTGTCTGACAAAAATGGTTAAAGTGTTTGCCTATGTTGTCTGCCTTTATTGATGAGTACTTTGTTTGGCAGGTTTAATTGATGACAATTTTAAtgagaatgaagaaaatatgTCTGGTAGTGATGTGTCTGGTAGTGAAGTATCTGGTAGTGATAGTGATGCATCTGAAAGAGTTACTTTAGATGGTTTAAACATGGATGGTATAGGAGTAGATGAACTGTGTGATAGTGATGATTCTGGAAGGTTAGATAGTGCACATGGATCTGACTCAGATAGCTAAAATTGGCCTGAGTTCAACCTAGAGAATGACATGAGTAATCCTAGACTTGAGGTTGGAATGTTATTTAAGTCTAAACACAGTCTAAAAAGGCTGCCAAGCAGTATGGTAGGTTGAAcagttattttattaagtttcccaaaaatgatttaagAAGGTTAAAGGAAGTCTGCAATGAAAAATGTTCTTGGTTCATATGGGCttctaggctaaaccctaatgACCCTACTGACCAGACTTGGAAAATTAAGAGTTCAAACCCTAACCATACTtgttctaaagtctataaaaataGGAATGTAACCTTAGCTTGGATAGGTGAACAGTATAAAGAAAAATTTATTGTCGATTCTGATTATTCTTTGAAATCATTACAGCAAGATGTCAAAAGAGATTTTTGTTGCTTGGTCTCACTAACCAAATGTAGGAGGGCTAAACTTAAGGCATTGGAATTAATTGAAGGAGCTCATAAGGCTCAATATGAGAAGATTTATGAGTACTTATTGGAGGTTAGGACCCAAAATGAGGGAACAACAACAATCTGTTATTTGGATAACAGATTGTTTCAAAGGATGTATGTCTGTTTGCAAGCATGCAAAGATGGCTATAGGGCTGGTTGTAGGGGGATAGTAGGTTTAGATGGATGTTTCTTAAAGGGCTACTATAGTGGCTACTTGCTTGCAGCTGTTGGGATAGATGCAAATAATGGCATCTATCCACTTGCATATGCTGCTGTCGAAAGTGAAAACCAAGCATCATGGTTTTGGTTCTTGGAGTTGCTTGCAATGGACTTAGAAATTGTGAGCTCGTACCACATATCTTTCACATCTGACAAACAAAAGGTAAAactctatttatatatatatttttatgttgtttctaTTTAAGGTTTGTcaaagaattaaattatttttttcctaattGCAGGGACTTTTGGAAGCAATATGTATGTTGTTTCCTAATGCAGAAACAAGGCACTGTGTTAGACACCTACATTCTAATTTCAAGAATGCTGGTTTCTGAACAAATGAGCTGAAAGATTTGCTTTGGAAAGCTGCAAGAGCAAGCACTACAAGAGAGTTCGATGATGCCATGGATGAACTGAGAAAAACCAATCACCATGCTTATGACTGGTTGAAGAAGAAAAACCCTGCTCACTGGTCAAGGTCTCACTTCTCAATTAGGAGCCATTCTAACATGTTGGTGAATAATCTATCTGAATCATTTAACAAGGTAAATCCCAATGTTTTATGTTTCTTACTGATCATTAGCAATTCACTAATCATTTATGTGGTTTATGGAAAGATGATACTGGAAGCAAGAGGTAAACCTATTCTGACCATGATGGAAACAGTAAGGACCAAGATTATGTTACTTATtgtcaagaagaaagaagaagttGACAAAAGCTggatgtaaatataaaaaattcattaaggtaaagatTCTTTCTAATGCCTATATTCTGACTTAATGTTGTTGATCACATGCAGTGATTGTTGGAAAGCTATTGAGTTTTTTTAATATGTATGCAGTGATTATTGGAAAGTTGttgactattttttaatatgcatgcaaTGATAGTTGGAAAGCTGttgactattttttaatatgcatgcaaTGATTGTTGGTGTGTTGCctattttttaatatgcatgcgatgagttttttttataatatgcatgTAGTGACTGCTTTTTTAGGGGGGTGTGTCATTGTATATTTTAACCAAGCATGCTCACTATTTTTTAGGTGTGTTCCATCACATGCTGTGGGGACAAGTATCAGGTTGAATGTGGTCTAGGCAGCCGGCATGTGGTGGACTTAGTTCAGAATTCCTGCTCCTATAGGAATTGGGATCTCACTGGCATcccttgcatgcatgcattagcTATCATTCATGAAAAAAATGAGTTCCCAGAGACCTATGTACAAACCTGGCACAGCAAGCAAACCCAGATTCAAATTTACTCCAACTTTGTAAGTCCAGTAAAGGGTCCTAAACAATGGGCCTCTTTGTCAAACATGCTACCAATACTACCTCCTCCACTAAGAAGGCCACCTGGCAGACCTACTAAAGTGAGAAGGAAAGAACCTGATGAACCATAAACAACAGAAAGGTTGAGCAAGAGAGGGGTGGAGATGAGGTGCAGTAAATGCAAAATAATAGGCCACAATAAGAGGAGTTGCAAAGGGGAAGTTGGCCAAATCATTCCAGTAAGTAATTTGCCTTAACTTATAATATACTTCTATCTATGAATTTGTTTGTTTTTCACATTTCTTTTATTCTTGTAGGTTAAAAGACATCAAGTTGGTGTCCAAACCTAGCAAGAGGCTACCCCAAGTCAGCAAGAGGGTACCCCAACTCAACAAGGTGCCCCAACTCAGTTACCTACTGCCCCAACTCATCAAGAAGCTGCCTCAAGACAAAAGCTCCCATTAAAGAGAAAATCAACCACAACCACTGTTAGATGGATGCCTTCTACTCAAAAGTCATCCATGACAGACCATTAATGATGATGTGAACAGACTGCATTTTGTTAACCTTTTAAAACTGTGTAAATTTGCGATTATTAACTTAGACAGATAATTTTTTTGGGAAATTTGCCTATGATTGCTACTATTGATAAACTTAGGCATAGTCACTAAAtctttttgtaaattttcctACAATTCACATCTGTTCAATTGTAATGAATTGTAGGAAAATTTGGCAATATTTTGCCCCTCATTCCTTTTGTAAACAGTTTACAGTTTGGCATATTGGCCTTAATATATGAgcaatttatcatattatttgtTATCCAACTGTTATCTTTTCTAACTAGCAGCCATGTATACCAACTGTTAAATTTGTATATCAATTGTTATCTTTTCTAACCAGCAGCCATGTATACCAAATGTTAAGCAATTTGTAAACAACAACATGAGTTGATTAGCTATGTATACCAGTAGCCATTTTTAACACATGTTACGCAACAAAAATATTCCAACACAATTTGTAATCAACAAaaattttccatttcattcaagtGTTTGTAAACAACATGAGATGGTTAGCCATGTATAACAGCAGCCATCTATACCACCATAAGCAACAATTTACTAGCAACAAAATTACAAAACATAAGCTGGTTTTCAATTaacataaaatgatttttaaagttttgaaaatagCAAAACAGTAACAATTACAAGCACCAAAAACTAGGTTCTTCTCTCCCTCTTCCTTGCATCCTCCAATGTCCTCAATTTTTTCAGAAGACCCAACAACACCATTCTTGAACGGGGCGTCAATGGTGGATCAAACCAGCTGAAAAATCGACATGGTTTTCGAAATCGACTGCCGAATTTGTTACACCCAAAAAACCTCCTACCTGGGTTGTCACTGGACCAAGACATGCTTAATTTGGCTGGGTCTCCACAAAAGCACACCGGAATCACTTCAAGCATATccattttttctcttctcctttttcttcttctcttcctgcttctcttcttcttctttttttccaaaCCCTAAAATGGTGTTGGTACTATTATTAAAGTGTTAGTAACCGGCCAGCTAGACTTAAGTTTGACAGCTATGACTCCGTCACCTGCCACGTCACTTTACTGTGACGTCTGTGACGGAAAACGgcaaaaaggaccgttttgttactttttgaaagttaagtgattgaaatgaaacctaggtgactgttttgtcatTACCCCAAAGTTTGGTGACcgatggtgtaatttaccctaattttaattatttggaactaaaaaaaaatacaaattaaattcttacaatttataaaataaataaaattcaaattcataaatTAACGTTTCCCAAGACCCATCCTTTGCAAATTTTATTtcaacatagaaaaagaaacaaaaattattataaaggAGACTCCTCCTTACAGCCTGTTCAGGTTAAATGCCAATGGGAGCTTGAAATATCCAATCTGCAAAGTGGTGGCTGATCAGCTATCCCCACCAACCTGCAACAGCAAgccttaaataaaatttacatgatATGTTGATCATATATATCTTTGCCTAACTGACTGTTTCTCTACAAGATGAAGCAGCTTTTCTTCATTCATGATCTTTCATTTGTTCTTTGTTGGCTCTGCAGCATCACCGGTGGAAATAAAACAAGGGAGCCATTCAGTTAATGCAAAAATTGAACATGCAATAAAAGAAATGCATAGACAAAACGATTACGAACTGGAAAAACAATGAATTATTGGAATTCAACTGGCAATACTAACATTGTCATTTATAAATGCAGCTCCATGAAGTCTGCCATGGAGATTTCTAAACACAATCTACATTATTAAGCCTTTAAAGATCCCATTGAAAAGCATATATAGTTGGAATAACCAATTTCATCATGGCCTGGTTTAGCACTGCGTTGGAACAGTTTTTAAGGTAAAAAATTTGCTTTACACCGCAAATGCAATGGTAAACggtaagaacattttattatttttaacataatactTCTTTGACATTCCAATTCCTTGCAACAAATTATCGCAATAATGTAAAACagttaaaaagtttttaaatcCCATTTTTAACCATACTTTTTAAACACACTTATATTCCAATGAAAAATTTTCCTAATCCAAGCTTTTCCCAGCAGCACGATATGTATCGAAAGCTTCATTTCGGGGATTGATGCATGATTATACAGGGTCATGTTTGTATTTGTGATGGTACTTTTGCATCAAGGGGTTAATACAAAGATGTTTGTATttatctataaaaataatattaagactAACCTTGAAGAGATTTTTCAAACTCTTTCAATTGCTGGATGAAACCAGGATTAGGAGATGCCAGTGGTCGTTTGCTCCTCACATGTTCCAAGGCCAGTGAAAGGCTCATACCATGCTTTTTCATTAAATAGGCAACAACGATAGTCACACTGCATGACAACAATTTCAGCACTCAAAATGACTCATCTGAGAAAAAAATATCTAGAAATGCTTTAAGCATCTAACAATTTAAAGAACCAAGGTGTAGCTCAAaagaatatccttttaaaatgtGTTGTTTAAGCATGGAAAGAAAGGGaaaaactttaatattattttctctcAAGTTACAGACAGAAAATAGAGGTTTTTATAACCTCCGTTCTCAAGAATTCCAATTTCTATCTTACTTGTTTTCAGACTTATTTCTTTCTATTGCTGCTGTTTTCA
This window of the Gossypium hirsutum isolate 1008001.06 chromosome A09, Gossypium_hirsutum_v2.1, whole genome shotgun sequence genome carries:
- the LOC121206051 gene encoding uncharacterized protein: MGSRREATSAVTSTLMGLIDDNFNENEENMSGSDVSGSEVSGSDSDASERVTLDGLNMDGIGVDELCDSDDSGRRAKLKALELIEGAHKAQYEKIYEYLLEVRTQNEGTTTICYLDNRLFQRMYVCLQACKDGYRAGCRGIVGLDGCFLKGYYSGYLLAAVGIDANNGIYPLAYAAVESENQASWFWFLELLAMDLEIVSSYHISFTSDKQKGLLEAIYLLWKAARASTTREFDDAMDELRKTNHHAYDWLKKKNPAHWSRSHFSIRSHSNMLVNNLSESFNKVCSITCCGDKYQVECGLGSRHVVDLVQNSCSYRNWDLTGIPCMHALAIIHEKNEFPETYVQTWHSKQTQIQIYSNFVSPVKGPKQWASLSNMLPILPPPLRRPPGRPTKVRRKEPDEP
- the LOC107935176 gene encoding dual specificity protein phosphatase 1B isoform X1; amino-acid sequence: MDQIHYSIENEIQERCRVDIYRKFQGNSALCQIEEGLFLGSLGDANNKAALKSSNVTHILTVANLSLPLNMTAMKVLTCRILGALIKFEAVMDREDTNLMQYFDECFSFIDEAKRLGGGVLVHCFMGISRSVTVVIAYLMKKHGMRFSQALEHIKRRRPQASPNSGFILQLQQFEKTLRGKEYEKTRLDRSALVCRSIFSFFNKKQ
- the LOC107935176 gene encoding dual specificity protein phosphatase 1B isoform X2; this translates as MDQIHYSIENEIQERCRVDIYRKFQGNSALCQIEEGLFLGSLGDANNKAALKSSNVTHILTVANLSLPLYPNEFAYKIIEVMDREDTNLMQYFDECFSFIDEAKRLGGGVLVHCFMGISRSVTVVIAYLMKKHGMRFSQALEHIKRRRPQASPNSGFILQLQQFEKTLRGKEYEKTRLDRSALVCRSIFSFFNKKQ